A stretch of Coccidioides posadasii str. Silveira chromosome 2, complete sequence DNA encodes these proteins:
- a CDS encoding uncharacterized protein (EggNog:ENOG410QDB6~COG:G~TransMembrane:12 (i123-144o164-186i193-210o216-240i252-270o282-301i322-342o362-381i393-412o418-441i453-477o483-504i)~BUSCO:5452at33183) — MALGDPQRGCAESASEGSQHQPQDALGLQQDFPPISCSILSEKQPTETGHEVPQFVPITTTDEKNGIAEKDYQRHAENGRQSAEDACQLSFSQYTSADGGAPLSPRMSTDPQGNTYPEGGREAYVVVIGSFFALFGSLGLSNTIGTFQAWISVHQLKDYSQSSISWIFGTYTFLMFFGGLQVGPVFDAKGPKWLVLAGTILTVLSVALLGSCEQYWHFMLVYSIIGGIGITLVFTPAIASPGHFFYRLRGRATGLAATGGSIGGIVFPLMLDSLYAKVGFAWATRAVALVSLVTMSAGCLLMKSRLPKKRATKENILPDLRILMEPVFAFTTAGIFFIEWGLFIPITFMTSYALHHNMPRGLSYQLLALLNTGSFFGRWIPGFTADYMGRFNTMIATVVLCLLSTACLWLPAGDSIAMMVAYALIFGFASGSNISLTPVCVGQVCKTENYGRYYATAYTVVSFGTLTGTPIAGSILTRNGGDYWGLITFTSCCYFAGLICFIIAKVLRVGWNPLIID, encoded by the exons ATGGCGCTGGGTGATCCTCAACGTGGATGTGCTGAATCTGCAAGCGAGGGTTCACAACATCAGCCCCAAGACGCACTTGGTTTGCAGCAGGATTTCCCGCCAATATCTTGCTCAATTCTCTCGGAGAAGCAGCCAACAGAGACAGGTCACGAAGTACCGCAATTCGTCCCCATCACAACCACCGACGAGAAAAATGGAATTGCGGAAAAAGATTATCAACGCCATGCAGAAAATGGTCGTCAGAGCGCGGAAGACGCATGCCAGCTCTCCTTCTCCCAGTACACCAGCGCTGACGGTGGCGCGCCGTTAAGTCCGCGAATGTCCACGGATCCTCAGGGGAATACCTACCCCGAAGGCGGGAGAGAAGCCTATGTGGTAGTAATAGGCTCCTTTTTTGCCCTTTTCGGCTCCCTGGGCCTCTCCAACACGATAGGAACATTCCAGGCTTGGATTTCCGTCCACCAACTCAAGGATTACAGCCAAAGCTCCATCAGTTGGATATTCGGAACCTATACATTTTTGATGTTTTTCGGCGGTCTTCAGGTCGGCCCGGTCTTTGATGCGAAAGGTCCCAAGTGGCTCGTCCTGGCCGGCACCATTTTGACCGTCCTTAGCGTCGCCCTTCTCGGCTCATGCGAACAGTACTGGCACTTCATGCTTGTATATTCCATCATAGGAGGCATAGGAATCACGCTCGTTTTCACACCTGCAATCGCCAGTCCCGGTCACTTCTTTTACCGCTTGCGAGGACGTGCCACTGGCCTTGCTGCCACCGGGGGAAGCATTGGAGGAATCGTCTTCCCGCTCATGCTGGATAGTTTATACGCGAAAGTCGGATTCGCATGGGCTACCCGCGCTGTGGCATTGGTCAGCCTTGTCACGATGTCGGCTGGCTGCCTTCTGATGAAATCTCGGTTGCCAAAGAAACGTGCAACCAAGGAAAATATCCTCCCTGACCTGCGCATCCTGATGGAGCCTGTTTTCGCGTTCACCACGGCTGGGATATTCTTCATTGAATGGGGCCTCTTCATTCCCATCACATTCATGACCTCTTACGCCCTCCATCATAATATGCCACGCGGATTATCCTATCAGCTGCTCGCATTGCTCAACACCGGTTCCTTTTTCGGCCGCTGGATCCCTGGATTCACCGCAGACTATATGGGACGCTTCAACACCATGATTGCGACAGTCGTGTTGTGCCTCTTGTCCACCGCTTGCCTGTGGCTTCCCGCCGGAGACAGTATAGCCATGATGGTTGCCTATGCCCTCATCTTCGGATTCGCCAGTGGCAGTAACATTAGTCTGACACCGGTCTGTGTCGGACAAGTCTGCAAAACAGAAAACTACGGTCGGTACTATGCAACAGCATACACTGTTGTTAGCTTTGG AACCCTGACTGGAACACCCATTGCGGGGTCAATCCTTACCCGTAACGGCGGTGATTACTGGGGCCTCATCACCTTTACATCCTGCTGCTATTTTGCTGGACTCATCTGCTTCATTATTGCCAAAGTCCTCCGAGTCGGATGGAATCCACTAATCATCGATTAG
- a CDS encoding uncharacterized protein (EggNog:ENOG410PIEB~COG:E~TransMembrane:8 (i55-72o92-116i137-162o182-202i214-230o250-269i290-317o329-353i)), with amino-acid sequence MPDTLAAELKTETGASSVPVDDETQDDSIAKESGGTWQDKKDMWRAGVHQELNRNFRFFTILGFATVLMATWESVMFGSSVGLTNGGIGGMVYSYIAGIIGFTFVILSMAEMASMAPISGGQYHWISEFAPNEYQQLLSYVSGWVCVLGWHTGIAGSAYTVANMITGIIEINHPDTYMAQPWHGTLLVIAVAFIAMIFNTVLAPRLPLIEGTMLVFYVLGFFGILIPLWVKGEKNSASKVFSTIEDNGGWGSRAGACILGLVGPVYALIGPDAAVHMAEEIKDSSRTLPVAMLGTLALNGIVGFIMLITYVFCIPSAQEALKHSHGFPFIYVFLQTTGSVGGTTGMTVIIMLLQACSAVSNVASTSRQLYAFARDGGVPFPHFFSKVFPVHASPGNKSLLANRSTAALLSH; translated from the exons ATGCCCGATACCTTAGCAGCTGAATTAAAAACGGAGACCGGTGCTTCTAGCGTCCCAGTGGACGACGAGACCCAGGATGACAGTATTGCGAAGGAGAGTGGTGGGACATGGCAGGACAAAAAGGACATGTGGCGGGCCGGAGTACACCAGGAGCTCAAT CGGAACTTCCGATTCTTTACCATCTTAGGGTTCGCGACAGTCCTCATGGCCACCTGGGAGTCAGTGATGTT TGGGAGTTCCGTTGGCTTGACCAATGGCGGAATTGGTGGGATGGTGTACAGCTATATTGCCGGGATTATTGGCTTTACGTTTGTGATCTTGTCCATGGCCGAGATGGCCTCCAT GGCTCCAATCTCGGGAGGACAATACCATTGGATTTCTGAGTTTGCTCCCAATGAATACCAGCAACTCCTTAGCTATGTTAGCGGCTGGGTTTGTGTGCTGGGTTGGCATACAGGCATTGCGGGATCTGCTTATACCGTCGCCAACATGATTACTGGGATCATTGAAATAAATCACCCTGATACATATATGGCACAACCATGGCATGGGACGCTCCTCGTCATAGCGGTTGCCTTCATTGCGATGATCTTCAATACCGTGCTTGCCCCCAGGCTACCTTTGATTGAGGGTACCATGCTAGTTTTTTATGTTTTGGGTTTCTTCGGGATCCTAATTCCCTTGTGGGTGAAGGGTGAGAAGAATTCAGCATCTAAGGTGTTTAGCACCATAGAAGACAACGGTGGATGGGGGAGTAGGGCCGGGGCATGCATCCTCGGCCTGGTAGGTCCTGTTTACGCTCTTATAG GCCCCGATGCTGCTGTTCACATGG CCGAGGAGATTAAAGATTCCTCGCGAACATTGCCAGTAGCAATGCTAGGAACGTTGGCCCTAAATGGCATAGTCGGCTTTATCATGCTCATCACATACGTATTTTGTATCCCGAGCGCGCAGGAAGCTCTTAAGCACAGTCATGGCTTTCCATTCATCTATGTGTTTCTGCAAACCACTGGCTCTGTTGGCGGTACCACTGGCATGACAGTAATCATCATGCTTCTCCAGGCCTGCAGTGCTGTCAGCAATGTGGCTTCAACGTCACGGCAGCTTTATGCGTTTGCTCGTGACGGTGGAGTCCCATTTCCACACTTCTTCTCAAAGGTATTTCCTGTTCATGCTTCTCCCGGAAACAAGAGCTTACTTGCCAATAGGTCAACCGCCGCTTTGTTGTCCCATTGA